Genomic segment of Myxococcus stipitatus:
AGAACGCGCCTCACGCCCCTCCGCGCCGGATGACGGCGGGCGTCAGGCCCGTCAGCCGACGGAAGACGGTGGTGAAGTGGCTCTGCGAGCTGAAGCCGACCTCGAGCGCAATCTCACCCAGGGAGCGGGAGGAGTTGCTCAACAGCTCGCGAGCACGCTCCACCCTCCGCTGTTGCACATAGGCATGGGGCGTCATCGCCATGGACTGGCGAAAAGCCCGGGTGAAGTAGAAGACGCTCAAGCCTGAGTGACGCGCCAGCTCTTCCACGCGGAGGGGCCGCGCCAGATGGGCCTCGATGAAGAGTCGCACGCGCTGGAGCGCGGCGGCGGAGAGTCCACCGCGCCGCCGAGCCGCCCCCGCGCCGCCGGGAGCTTGCAGGAGTCTGGCGACCCGGGTCGCATGCCGGTCCTGCACCTCACGCATGGCACCCAGGAGGCCCGCGAGGACCTTCAGGTCCGCGTCGGACAAGGCCGACATCAACTGAAAACCCTCCTGGCGAAGAGGGCCCCAGATGGTCTCGATCCACTCCCGCGCATGCTCGGTGAGCACGAGCCGCCGGCCACTCCCCGCGGCCTCACGTCGGACATACCCCGCGAGCTCCAGCCGCTCCACGTCGGTGCCCCGAGGGACGGCGCTCAAGGCCGAGGGGCCTCCGAAGTGAAGCTGAGCCAGGCACGCCAGCTCCGCGCGGCCCAGCGCGAGGACCTCTCCGACGGTGGCGTCGAAGGCCGCGGAGGCATCCTGGAAGTGGGCGATGTCGGCGCCTATCTGCTCGAGGAGGGCTTGTCGGGAACTCATGACGAACACCGCAGGAACGCGAAAAACGGCACAAGAGCACGAAAGACGCCCAGGCGCTCGGGACGCATCCTGCCCGCATGATGAACATGAAGCTGTCGGCGGCGGAAATCATCCTGTGGCTCCTGGTGCTGAACCTCGGTCTCTCGTTCGGAGCGGGGCTCTACGAGCATCGCATCGTGCTCCCCAGGTGGCTGGACGCCCAGGGCATGCACTGGTTCTCGGAGGAGGCGCGACGGGACAACGTGGGGCTGCGCTTCTGGGCCTTCGTCAGCACGGGGCCCTTGACGTTGCTGACCCTGGCGAGCGGCTTCTTCGCGCTTCGGGCCACGGGGGCGCTGCGCGTCTGGTGGCTCGCGGCCGTGGCGATGGTGCTCGCGGACCGGCTCCTCACCTTCTCGTACTTCATCCCCACGATGATGCGGTTGATGCAGGCGGCTGATTCGTCGGAGTCCGTGGCGAGCGCGGTGCTGTGGAGCCGGCTGAACCACCTGCGCCACGGACTGGTCGCCGCCGCGTGGTTCTGCGCACTCCAAGCCCTGACCTGGCTGAGGGCGAGCAAGCTCCTCCAAGGCGCCGCCGGCCCACTCGCCTAGCCGGCGGGATTACGAATCGCGGCTCGGGCCCGAGGCTCGGCTTTTGAGCAACAGCTGGCTCGGCAAGGATGGTTCCGGCCCCCGCGAGTGGGCCCCGCGAAACCTCACGATGAGCTCCGCTCGTGAGTTCACCTCGAAGCGTCTGTAGATGGCCTTCGTGTAGTGATTCACCGTGAAGCGGCTGATGCCCAGCCGCTCCGCGATCTGCTTGTCGCCCAGCCCGTCCAGGACCAATTCCAGTGTCTGACGTTCACGCCGGGGGAGCCGAACACCTTTTGAAGCCTCCGCATTGGCTTCCGAGCTGGGTGAGTCGAGCAGGTCTCCACATTCAGCATGGAACAGGTGAAGCAGTTCTCGATCCGCGACGTCGAACGCACGCCCACGCCATCCACGGTAGATACCAATCCCCTGGACCGCCTGACCGAGCCCAGACCGCCGAATCGAATACACCGAGTCGTCAAGCCTCGCCGCTCTGAGGTAGTCCTCAACGTAGGCGGTCCCATACCAATATCGGTCCTCGACGAGGTCCCGCCGCATCGCGGTGACCAATTCCCCAGACATGGAAGAGCGTACCATCAATGAACGGATAGCGGGATTGTTGGCATTGCCCATCTTCTGGAGTGCTTCGAGAGCACTCAGCGCACTGCCGCTTCGTCGGTCCAACAGGATGACCGTGTAATCTCCCTGCCCTGTGGGCCCAAAGTCGCGTTCCATGACGCATGCACCTTCCTCCGCATCGAGGATGCGCAACATCCCCGTGAGCAGAAACCGGGGCCGCATCGATGACCCTTCGGGCAGCGTTCGCGCTTCTTCGACCAGACGCATCAAGGCACGAACCTGCGAACCGCGAAGAAGGGCATCAGCTATCGGCATCCTCGAATCCGCACTCACGGAGTCACCCCTAATTTTAGCAATTTGACTGTTTTCCAGATTAAGACAGAATCAATCCACAACACCAGACGCAAGAACTAGTGGAGTCCCCGTACGCGCTCAGCGAGCTCGACGCCCCCACCGACAGCCTTAGGACTTGAGGGTTCGACGCAGCAGGACAGAGAAGCATCGAAAAGACTCGGGGGGGGGGTCACCGTTTGGACAGACGTGACCCACGCTGGCCCCACCGAGGGCAACGCGCATGGAAGTCGCGAACTCGCACGCTCTCCCGTCGGCACTGCCCGAGATGGCACATCTCCGCTCTTTGCCAGACGCGCCGGCGGAGCCCATCACGGACTGACAGTCCCCTCGCTTGACGGCCCGCCGCAACATCTCTGCCCGTACTCAACACGAACTCCACACACCATCTCCAGGCACCTCTCGACGCCGCGCCCACAAACCTCTCCCTACCGCAGGACGGTCGTCCCACTGTCTCACCTAGGAGGTTCCCATGTCGTCAATTCATCGCCTTCTCGCATGTGCATCCATCGCATCGATGCTTGCCCCAGGAGCGGCGTTCGCTCGAGCCGTACCAGGCTTCATCGGGAGTCCCTATCTCCCTGCGGATGCTGGCTGCTTCAGCAACTACTACGGCTCCTCGCGAAACAACTGCTCGACGACCAAGGGATGGTGCATCCCCGCAGTGGTCGACCCTGCCGGTTCGTATACGGTAAACGTCGTGGCCTATGCCCCCAGTCCATCCGCCACGGTGGGTTGCTACGCAACAGGCATCAACGATGCAATCTCCTCGGTCTGGACTTCGGGGGTTCATTACGTCTCCTCCTTTGGCACTGGCGCACGCTACATCACCCTGACCGGAGCCTATGTGCCAGGCAATGGCCAACTTTTCGTCTGTTGTGAAGTCGGCCCGGGCGCCGGGGTCAACGGCATTCTCTGGTAGAGACATTCACCGGGGGCGAGCCAGAACGGTCGCCCCTGGTGCCTCCCCGAGGACTGGGTCAATGAGAGCCGAACGAATCATCGTGGGCGCAGTCTTCATCGGAACCTTGTGCTTCCAATGGTGGAGTGCTCAGGAACAACGCGAATCCCTGGCCTCGCTCCAGAATGAACTCGAACGCGTCTCCACCACCGTGGAACGGTTGCGGGATTCGACGGCTCGAGCGGAGAGGAACAGGGCCATGGAGGTATGGTCAGCCGCACCGACCCAAAAACCCTCACACGCGCAACCAACGACGGGCACGGTGATGTCCGACGAACAAGAGCAAACCGCCCCCGTCCACGCCCCTAGCAAGCCTTTTGATTCCGATTCGGCCCAATCCCAGGTCGAGCGCGCCTTTGAACAGGAATCTTCCGACAGCGGATGGGCCTCGGAAGCCCAGCGGGAGATGCGCGCGACCCTCTCGTCCAATCTCCCCACATCCGCCTCGGTGCGGGTATTGGACTGCCGCACAACACTCTGCCGTCTCGAGATCGACTTTCCCGCGGAGACTGATTTTCGCGAGACGATGGGCCGACCGGGGGGAATGGCTCGATTCTGGAAGGGCCCTAGCATGGCCCGAATCGAAAGAGATGCCGTCCGCGGTTCAGTGACAGTCGTCAGCTATCTCGTCCGCATGGGGCACCCAATGCCGTTTGAGCCGCAGCTTCACGGGCGGCCCACTGAGCATGGCGAATAGGGCCGTAATGACTCTCCCCGTGGCCCCGCGGCCAGCTCACGCACCCTTCCAGACAAGCGTCCGCGAGGCGGCACTGCCCTCGCGGACAGGTTGAAACATCATCAGGCCTCGCGCAAATGGCGTCGTGCGGAAGCACCACCCGCCGCGACGCAGCGGATGTGTCATCCCTCTCGCCTGGAAGCCCAGGTCAGGAGGAGCCCCGCCTGTCGCGGCCGAAGGACCTGATACATGTTACAAGATAGACGAGTCGTGATTACCGGTGGAGGCCGTGGACTGGGCCGTATCTTCGCCCAGAGCTTCGTGGCGGCGGGCGCCCAGGTCATCATCACCGGACGCATTCGACAAACCCTCGACGAGGTCGCTCGAGAGTTGGGGGGACTGAAGACGCTTGCCTTCGACATCTCGGATGCATCCGCCACCCGGGCCGCGTTCGACCACATCCACCAGACCCACGGTGCCATCGACGTGCTGGTGAACAACGCGGGTATCTGCCATCCCCCTGGCTTCTTCTGGGAGACGTCCCTCGAGGAGTGGGAGTCCACCTTGGACGTCAACTTGAAGGGTACGGTGTACTGCACGCACGCCGCCCTCCAGGTCATGGTGAGACAAAGAAGCGGCATCATCATCAACCTGGCCAGCAGCGCCGGCGTCTTCCGCTGGCCCACCTGCTCCGCCTACTCCGTCAGCAAGGCCGCCATCGTCAAGCTGACGGAGAACCTCGCCTGCGAGACCCGCCGCCACGGCGTCTCCCTCTTCGCCTACCACCCGGGGCTGGTCCACTCCACGGGGCTCGCCCCGGACTACCTCGCCACTCCCAGCACCGAGGGCAGCCCCCTCCAGGTCATCCAGCAGTGGTTCAGCGCTGAGAAACAGGCCGGAAGGACCGTGGATGCCCAGCAGAGCATCGGCAACCTGCTCAAGCTGGCCAGCGGCCAGTGCTCCGAGCTGAGCGGCTGCTACCTCACCGTTCACGACGACCTGGAGCAGCTGATGGCACAGCGCAAACCCCTCCCCACCGAGAACCTGATGTTGCGCGTGCAGCAGTACTCCCCACCTGAAGGGGCGACCACACCTCAGCGGTAGCACGTGCTCCTCACACTCGGAGCCGCCTGCCTGCTCCCCAAAAGCAAGGCGCGGGTGGCTTTCCCACCGCGATGGCAGCACGCGGGGGAGACGTCACGTGAAACCGTGGACAGTGGGAGCAGTGGGTGGGTGTCTGGGAGTGGCTCTCTTCGTCCGGAGCGGGTGCGAACGTGCCCGCTCTGGAGTCTCGGCGGGCCAAGCAGCAGCCACGGGGAACTGAGCTGACGACCTGGGACACGCAGCCGAGTCGCTCCGACGACAGCGCCCTGCCCGGCATGGGGGCGGTGGCCAGCGGCTCATGGAGCGAGTTGGACAGCTCCACGGGCGTGTCCACGGAGCTTTGGGCGGAGCAGTCGTCCGAACGGGAGGCACACCCGCGCTTCGAGGTCCAGGGGCGGACGCGGCCGGTGCGGCGCGCGGCGCTGCGCCTGTATGTCGGAGCTCACGGGACGACGGGAGCCCCTCGCGGTTCTCGATCCAAGGAACCTGGAACACGCATCCGACGAAGGTCACGGACCGGCTCCGCCGCAACGGGGCGGTCACCTTCGGCCTCTACGGCACGACGAGCCGTGGGCTGTCCCTTCAGCTCACGGGAGGACTCGGTGGAACGTGCGTCTTGGCTCCTCGTGTGGACGGGCGCCGCGCGTGCCACTCCGACCAACGCCTGCCTGACACACCGGGAGGTCCTCGCGAAGGTGAGCCATCACACCAACGTCCTCTTCGCCGACCCGTACGACGTGGGCCTCCGGCCCGAGGGGGACGTGGTCTTCTCGGGCCGCTTCGACGGCCGCCTCACCTTCGCGGGCACGGCCCATGCCAGCGCGGAGCCGGATGAGGCCTACGACGGGATGCGGGAGCCCTTCCTCGGCAAGCGCTCGTGGACAGACACCGAACGGAGGTTGCGACACTTTCCAGGAGGACCCCAGACACGCCTCCTCCGCGAATCGTCTGGCAATGCCTCCGGAAATCTCTTCACGATGCAGTCCGGACAAGAGGACCCGCTGGGTGCGCGTCTTCGACCCGCTCCAACCCCTGTCTTCCCGGCTGACACTCGTGGACGACAGCGTGGTGCTGAAGGGTGACTTGACCACGGCCTTCGAGCTCGATGGCACCTAGTATACACCAACGCCGCGACGGGCGGACCTGCTGCACATCAAGCTGCGGCCGTAGTCCCCCCAATCCCTGGAGCAGAACCCAGGCGAGCAAGCGCATGGACACGTCACGGGCATCCGGGGCGTGTCCATGCCCCGAGCGGGGGCACAGGGCCGAGCGTGCCTTTGCAAGGAAATATGAGCGCTATCGAGACAGACTGGCCGTGGAACCCCCTATTCCCTGCCATGAACGCCTCACGGCCAGCGGAATGTCAGTCACCTGGGTTATCCTCCACCCTCGCAGCCTCGCATCAGGCCCGAGGATTCGCTGGCCAAGGACCATCTGGAATGAAGAGCACCCGCAGACGAATTCTCCTTCATGCGCTCCCCACCACCGCCGCCCTCCTGCTCACCCCCGCAGGGGCACAGGCCTCGGACGACACCAACATCCCCTCCTGGGACCGGATTCCCCGTCCCGCGGTCCGCCAGGACGGCTACCGCAACCGCATTGCCACGGAAATCAGCAACTTTGGGTGGAAGACCTTCCTTGGGGACCTCCACGTGCATTCCCGGGGACACACCTTCGGGCTCGTGCAGCCCAATGTGAACCGCTCCGAAGTCCATGACGCGGGCTATCTCTTCGGCTTCGACTTCCTCGCCATCACCAACCACGCCACCTCATGGAGTGATGCGGACGAGGATGCCAGCATCTTCCAGTACAGCGACCAGGTCGATACCTTCGGCCAGCCGCAATACATGGGACTCAAGGGTTCGGAGGACTACGTCGGCCCGGACGACGTCGGCCACGCCACGAGCTTCAACCGCCCCCTCAAGAAGAACAGCAGCCTGAATGACTGGCATATCGCCATTCTGGACAAGTATTCGGCGGACCCGACCGCCAGCGTTCACGTCCAGCTCAACCATCCCGCGACTCCCGACCCATACTTTCAACTTCCCAGCACGAACCAGCCAGGGCAGCCCACCTGGGTGAACTGGAACGCGACGACCATCGCGAAGGTCCGCGATGCCATCGCGCTGGCCGAGTACACCGGCCTCCCCTCCTACTTCGAGCTCCTGAGGCGGGGCTTCCGGGTGGCCCCCACCTCCAACTCAGACCTGCACGCCGCCTTCCGGCAGGAGGTGGAGTTCGACCACAATCCGTTCAACGACATCTTCCTGGAGCGGGCCAACGGCCAGTGGGTGATGCCCTACTTCGAGGAGCCCGGTGTTCCGCGGGAGCTCATCTGGGGACACATCACGGCGCACAACCGGACGGGCGTCGTCATGCCCTTCGGGACATCCTGGAACTATGAAAACTTCCTGACGGCGTTGCGCAACCGCTGGGTCTTCCGGACGGCCCACCCGCGCAGCTCGGGGTTCTTCATGAGCGGCGGGCTCCCCATGGGGAGCGAGATGACATTGCAGTCCACCTCGCCCCTGTCCTTCACGGTCTGGGGCACCACCCTGAATGCCCTGGCTGGGGATGGGACCCAGTGGACGAAGCTTGAGGTGTGGTCTCCCCACAGCCCCGACCAACCGCTCCATGTCGAGGAGTTCAACGACCCATCCCTCCTGAACCTGAAGCGGACCTTCTCCCTGATGCCCTATGAGTCCGTGTACGTCATCCGGCTGGAGCAGGCCATGGGCTCCGACGTGCTGATGGCGCCCGTGTGGATCACCAATCCGCTCCCGAAGCCCACCATCGACTTCAACACCAGCACCACCCAGGTCCAGCGCGGCGCTCAAATCCCCATCATGAGCATCAACGGCGTGTCTGGCTCCTACATCGTCCAGCGCGCCAACCGGGCTGAGGGTCCGCAAGACTGGCGAACGGTCAAGACGACCACCCAGCCGGTCCACTTCATCGACACCACACACCTCCCCAAGCGCTCCTGGTGGAGGGTGATTGACAGCGCCCCCCCCAACGCCGCCACCAACGTGGTGATGCTGACCGTCACCGACGCCCTCGATGTGACCCTCCCGCCTCCGGTGGACCCGCCCACCGAGGCCGGAACCGTCGCGCTCCACTGGAATCACACCACTCCCATCCGCGCCGCCTATTACGTCTCCCGGGACAATGGCTGGAATTGGACGAAGGTGGACGAGGAGGTCCATTCGCTGAATGGACGGGCCTGGCGCTTCAAGTCGTGGCAATGGGGGGACGACACGGTGATGATCAAGGTCGTGGACACGGCGAATGCCAGCCTCTTCGGGTCCACGACGCCATTCCCAGCCAAGACCCGGGCTCCGGACTGGTTCCCCGCGCATGTCGCCAGCATGGCCTTGTAGCTGCGAGGCGGAGGCGGCGCGAGGGTCCAAACCCTGACGGTGGGTGTGCGAGGCCATTGGCTTCACGTCGGAAGCGTGGGCCAAGATGGACCGCATGACTACACCCACCGTGCATCCCGCGCAGCGCATCGTCGACCTGGGCTTTGGCTTCATCCTCTCCGGCGCGCTGTCCTCCGTGGCGGAGCTAGGCGTCGCGGACAAGCTGGTACAGGGGCCTCGGAGTGCCGCCTCGCTCGCGGAGGAGCTGGGCGTCCATGCCCAGTCCCTGTACCGGGTCCTCCGGCTGCTCGCGAGCGTGGAGGTGTTCTCCGAGGATGAAGCGGGCCTCTTCTCGCTGACTCCCGCCGCCGAGTACCTGCGCGGCGATGCCCCCGGTTCCCTGCGCGCCGCGGTGCGGATGCTCACGCAGCGCATCTTCTGGGCCCCCACCGGGGAGCTGGTCGACACGGTCCGCTCA
This window contains:
- a CDS encoding SDR family oxidoreductase gives rise to the protein MITGGGRGLGRIFAQSFVAAGAQVIITGRIRQTLDEVARELGGLKTLAFDISDASATRAAFDHIHQTHGAIDVLVNNAGICHPPGFFWETSLEEWESTLDVNLKGTVYCTHAALQVMVRQRSGIIINLASSAGVFRWPTCSAYSVSKAAIVKLTENLACETRRHGVSLFAYHPGLVHSTGLAPDYLATPSTEGSPLQVIQQWFSAEKQAGRTVDAQQSIGNLLKLASGQCSELSGCYLTVHDDLEQLMAQRKPLPTENLMLRVQQYSPPEGATTPQR
- a CDS encoding helix-turn-helix transcriptional regulator gives rise to the protein MRLVEEARTLPEGSSMRPRFLLTGMLRILDAEEGACVMERDFGPTGQGDYTVILLDRRSGSALSALEALQKMGNANNPAIRSLMVRSSMSGELVTAMRRDLVEDRYWYGTAYVEDYLRAARLDDSVYSIRRSGLGQAVQGIGIYRGWRGRAFDVADRELLHLFHAECGDLLDSPSSEANAEASKGVRLPRRERQTLELVLDGLGDKQIAERLGISRFTVNHYTKAIYRRFEVNSRAELIVRFRGAHSRGPEPSLPSQLLLKSRASGPSRDS
- a CDS encoding AraC family transcriptional regulator, whose amino-acid sequence is MSSRQALLEQIGADIAHFQDASAAFDATVGEVLALGRAELACLAQLHFGGPSALSAVPRGTDVERLELAGYVRREAAGSGRRLVLTEHAREWIETIWGPLRQEGFQLMSALSDADLKVLAGLLGAMREVQDRHATRVARLLQAPGGAGAARRRGGLSAAALQRVRLFIEAHLARPLRVEELARHSGLSVFYFTRAFRQSMAMTPHAYVQQRRVERARELLSNSSRSLGEIALEVGFSSQSHFTTVFRRLTGLTPAVIRRGGA
- a CDS encoding DUF1772 domain-containing protein — encoded protein: MMNMKLSAAEIILWLLVLNLGLSFGAGLYEHRIVLPRWLDAQGMHWFSEEARRDNVGLRFWAFVSTGPLTLLTLASGFFALRATGALRVWWLAAVAMVLADRLLTFSYFIPTMMRLMQAADSSESVASAVLWSRLNHLRHGLVAAAWFCALQALTWLRASKLLQGAAGPLA